A section of the Oligoflexus sp. genome encodes:
- a CDS encoding S-adenosylmethionine decarboxylase has product MKRLLPESPAHLLEGFNNLTKSLRTNLYFVHPSPHDFSQELQQRYQAASLEKMLQEIADRIEAVVLASSRQDYEPWGASALMLLSDAGPGAVHMHLNKSHLCAHTYPDFGSADEAPCLRVDLDLTSCGTISPLRSLNFILDCLGPAAAVIDYSVRGFTRDAAGGMLFQDHPLQRLQDSLDSQWLEVFEVFDQIGNFDQTWQMKMLRRDLESASARQLRQIMQLG; this is encoded by the coding sequence ATGAAGCGTCTTCTGCCGGAAAGTCCTGCGCATCTTTTGGAAGGATTCAATAACCTCACCAAGTCGCTGCGCACGAATCTTTATTTTGTGCATCCGTCGCCTCACGATTTTTCCCAGGAACTGCAGCAGCGTTATCAGGCGGCGTCCCTGGAAAAAATGCTGCAGGAGATCGCCGATCGCATTGAAGCGGTGGTGCTGGCCAGCTCGCGGCAGGACTATGAACCGTGGGGCGCCTCGGCCCTGATGCTCCTGAGTGATGCAGGGCCTGGGGCTGTGCATATGCATCTGAATAAGAGTCACCTCTGCGCGCATACCTATCCGGATTTTGGAAGTGCGGACGAAGCTCCTTGCCTCAGGGTGGATCTGGATTTGACCAGCTGCGGGACGATTTCGCCTTTGCGATCTTTGAATTTTATCTTGGACTGCCTTGGCCCTGCAGCGGCGGTGATCGACTATTCGGTGCGGGGTTTTACGCGGGATGCCGCGGGCGGCATGCTCTTTCAGGACCATCCCCTGCAGCGGCTTCAGGATAGCCTTGATTCCCAGTGGCTTGAGGTGTTTGAGGTTTTCGATCAGATAGGGAACTTCGATCAAACCTGGCAGATGAAGATGCTGCGCCGGGATCTTGAGTCTGCCTCAGCCCGGCAACTTCGTCAAATCATGCAGCTCGGCTGA
- a CDS encoding NAD(P)-binding protein gives MSINRRELLLGGMALPWMLGCDEKGRGLRLSGDDSQSAHRLRTQDFPAPEAVERLKVLILGGGVAGCTAAYTLEKQGFRDYRLLDMGNEVGGNARSGRNAVSAFPLGAHYLPLPNAEEKDLLEFLEDAGALKGWSPRGEPLFRDEFLCHDPEDRVFYEGRWFEGLIAWKALGPGDTDDLRAFFHFVGTLRHKKGRDGRRLFAIPLDQSSRDAEYLRLDQMNFADFVRGQGWHSPYLGWYLDYCCRDDYGTGWQEVSAWAGLHYFAARDAERGEGATILTWPEGNAWLIRQLMRRSQDRWIGDTLIFRIEKNASGYAVDGWQTRKGRALRWQAEALIVALPRFVAQRLLPEHAAPDGTLSYAPWMVANCTVDRLPESAGAALAWDNVPYGSASLGYVVATHQNLRRYEGASVLSSYWPLATQKPAVARMIAGLRQVQDWERLVLADLEHMHPGIGPSVKAMDFWVWGHAMIQPRPGYIWGQDRARMQANPWPDLVFAHSDMSGISIFEEAFARGRSAALHVLKQRQGQS, from the coding sequence ATGTCCATTAACAGGCGGGAGCTTCTTCTGGGCGGCATGGCCCTTCCCTGGATGCTCGGCTGTGATGAAAAGGGTCGCGGGCTGAGGCTTTCCGGTGATGACAGTCAGAGCGCACATCGTTTAAGGACGCAGGATTTTCCCGCGCCCGAGGCCGTCGAGAGGCTCAAGGTCCTGATCCTGGGCGGCGGGGTCGCGGGCTGCACAGCGGCTTATACCCTTGAAAAACAGGGTTTTCGTGACTATCGGCTGCTGGATATGGGCAACGAGGTCGGCGGCAATGCCCGGAGCGGACGGAATGCGGTCTCGGCTTTTCCATTGGGCGCGCATTATCTGCCTTTGCCAAATGCCGAGGAAAAGGATCTGCTCGAATTTTTGGAGGATGCCGGCGCTCTGAAGGGCTGGTCGCCGCGCGGTGAGCCTTTATTTCGTGACGAATTTTTATGTCATGATCCCGAGGATCGCGTTTTTTATGAAGGCCGCTGGTTTGAGGGCTTGATTGCCTGGAAGGCTCTCGGGCCCGGAGATACTGATGATCTGCGCGCCTTCTTTCACTTCGTCGGCACGCTGCGGCATAAAAAAGGTCGGGATGGACGACGGCTGTTTGCCATTCCCTTGGATCAATCCTCGCGTGATGCGGAATACTTGCGACTCGATCAGATGAACTTTGCTGATTTCGTGCGGGGACAGGGCTGGCATTCCCCTTACCTCGGCTGGTACCTGGATTACTGCTGCCGCGATGATTATGGAACGGGATGGCAGGAGGTTTCCGCCTGGGCCGGCCTGCATTATTTTGCAGCGCGTGACGCGGAGCGCGGGGAAGGGGCCACGATCCTGACCTGGCCCGAGGGCAACGCCTGGCTCATTCGGCAGCTCATGAGACGATCGCAGGATCGCTGGATCGGTGATACACTGATTTTTCGTATCGAGAAAAACGCCTCGGGATATGCGGTGGATGGATGGCAGACCCGGAAGGGACGTGCCCTGCGCTGGCAGGCCGAGGCTTTGATCGTGGCCCTGCCGCGCTTTGTCGCGCAAAGACTTTTGCCGGAGCATGCGGCCCCTGACGGAACGCTGAGCTATGCGCCGTGGATGGTCGCGAACTGCACCGTCGATCGTCTGCCGGAATCAGCTGGAGCGGCTTTGGCCTGGGATAACGTGCCCTATGGTTCGGCGTCTTTGGGTTATGTCGTGGCCACGCATCAGAATCTTCGGCGCTATGAAGGAGCCAGTGTCTTGAGTTCCTACTGGCCCCTGGCCACGCAAAAACCCGCCGTGGCGCGGATGATCGCGGGCCTGCGGCAGGTCCAGGATTGGGAACGGCTGGTGCTGGCTGATCTGGAACATATGCATCCCGGCATCGGTCCGAGTGTGAAGGCCATGGATTTTTGGGTTTGGGGTCACGCGATGATTCAACCGCGACCGGGTTATATCTGGGGACAGGATCGGGCGCGCATGCAGGCGAATCCTTGGCCTGACCTTGTTTTCGCGCATAGTGATATGAGCGGCATTTCCATATTTGAAGAGGCTTTTGCCCGCGGGCGGAGCGCGGCTCTTCATGTTTTGAAACAGAGGCAGGGACAAAGCTGA
- a CDS encoding polyamine aminopropyltransferase — MALLLLISVFVIATAGLVYELIAGTLASYLLGDSVTQFSTVIGVYLSSMGVGSWLSRYVKRDLLRFFIHVELLLALVGGSSAAVLFCLFDQVASFRILLYSLVSVTGILVGVEIPVLMRILKDEYAFQDLVAKVFTFDYLGALLASLLFPLILVPRLGLVRSGFFFGLCNVLVAWAALEILGKGQAWRNTQRILVLLVLAVCGAGLALGERLTNWSESQSFPDPVIAAVSSPYQRLVLTRNQQDTRLFLNGNLQFSSADEYRYHEALVHPGLASLPQAERVLILGGGDGLALREVLRYETVKDVVLVDLDRAVTDLATRHPILRDLNQDSLRSPKLTLVHEDAFQWLRSAPQSFDFIIIDFPDPSSFTIGKLYSTRFYELVKQALKPEGQMVVQSTSPYYAKQSFWTIVNTLNAVGFQTAPYHVYVPSFGEWGFVLAGRQAYKVPKDVPRGLKFLSPDLLPALFHFPPDMQATASAINRLDNQVLVRTFEEEWARYVH; from the coding sequence GTGGCCCTGCTTCTTTTGATTTCGGTCTTTGTCATCGCCACCGCGGGACTTGTGTATGAACTGATCGCGGGTACGCTCGCGTCCTATCTTTTAGGGGATTCGGTCACTCAGTTTTCGACGGTGATCGGTGTCTACCTCTCCTCGATGGGTGTGGGGTCCTGGCTCTCCCGCTATGTGAAGCGGGATCTCTTACGTTTTTTCATTCATGTGGAACTTTTGCTGGCTCTGGTCGGGGGCAGCTCGGCCGCAGTGCTGTTCTGCCTCTTCGATCAGGTCGCGAGTTTTCGGATTCTTCTTTATAGCCTCGTGAGTGTGACCGGCATCCTGGTTGGTGTTGAAATCCCTGTTTTGATGCGGATTTTGAAGGATGAGTACGCGTTCCAGGACCTCGTGGCCAAGGTCTTCACCTTTGATTACCTGGGGGCCCTGCTCGCTTCGCTGCTCTTTCCCCTGATCCTTGTCCCCCGACTCGGCCTTGTGCGCTCAGGGTTTTTCTTTGGCCTTTGCAATGTGCTGGTGGCCTGGGCGGCTCTTGAAATTCTGGGAAAGGGCCAGGCCTGGCGGAATACGCAGAGGATACTGGTGCTTTTAGTCCTGGCGGTCTGCGGCGCTGGCCTTGCGCTGGGGGAACGTCTGACGAACTGGTCGGAATCGCAGAGTTTTCCCGATCCGGTGATTGCCGCGGTGAGTTCACCCTATCAGCGCCTTGTGCTGACGCGGAATCAGCAGGATACGCGGCTTTTTTTGAATGGGAATCTTCAGTTCTCTTCGGCCGATGAATATCGTTATCATGAGGCTTTGGTCCATCCAGGGCTGGCGAGTCTGCCCCAGGCCGAAAGGGTTTTGATCCTCGGCGGTGGGGATGGTCTCGCGCTGCGTGAAGTGCTGCGTTATGAAACTGTGAAAGACGTGGTGCTGGTTGATCTGGATCGTGCGGTGACGGACCTGGCCACGCGGCATCCGATCCTTCGGGATCTGAATCAGGATTCACTTCGCTCGCCTAAGCTGACGCTCGTGCATGAGGATGCCTTTCAATGGCTGCGCTCCGCGCCTCAGTCCTTTGACTTCATCATCATCGACTTTCCCGATCCCAGCAGTTTTACCATAGGAAAACTTTATAGCACGCGTTTTTATGAGCTGGTGAAGCAGGCCCTGAAACCGGAAGGGCAGATGGTGGTGCAATCGACTTCGCCTTACTATGCGAAGCAATCCTTCTGGACCATCGTCAATACGCTGAATGCTGTGGGTTTTCAAACGGCGCCCTATCATGTTTATGTGCCTTCGTTTGGGGAATGGGGTTTTGTTCTGGCCGGACGCCAGGCTTATAAGGTCCCGAAGGATGTGCCGCGCGGTTTGAAATTTTTAAGCCCTGATCTTCTGCCGGCCCTGTTTCATTTCCCCCCGGATATGCAGGCCACGGCTTCAGCCATCAATCGCCTGGATAATCAGGTTCTGGTGCGAACCTTTGAAGAGGAATGGGCGCGTTATGTCCATTAA